One window of the Spea bombifrons isolate aSpeBom1 chromosome 8, aSpeBom1.2.pri, whole genome shotgun sequence genome contains the following:
- the PHPT1 gene encoding 14 kDa phosphohistidine phosphatase, giving the protein MAAEGLARIPEVDIDPDGVFKYVLIRVNVKEGSDDYKDIVRGYGWAEYHADIYDKVAAELEKGDLLDCECLGGGRISHSSKDKKIHIYGYSLGFGRARHAVSMEKIKAKYPDYKVTWADEGY; this is encoded by the exons ATGGCGGCTGAAGGTCTAGCGAGGATCCCTGAGGTGGACATTGACCCGGATGGCGTGTTTAAATACGTGCTGATTCGGGTGAATGTGAAGGAAGGCTCGGATGATTACAAGGATATTGTCCGGGGATACGGCTGGGCTGAGTACCACG CCGATATCTACGACAAGGTGGCAGCCGAACTGGAGAAGGGGGACTTGCTGGACTGCGAGTGTCTGGGAGGAGGCAGGATCAGCCATTCCAGCAAAGACAAGAAAATCCATATCTACGGATACTCTCTG GGTTTTGGCCGAGCCAGGCATGCCGTTTCCATGGAAAAGATCAAAGCCAAGTATCCAGACTATAAAGTGACTTGGGCCGATGAGGGGTATTAG